GAGCGGGCGAGTGGGATTGAAGGTTGACAGGGTGATGTGCGAGCAAGCCCATGACTGCTAAACAGACTGAATCACACCAGACACTGCGCCTGCGTGCCGAAGAGAAGCTCGCGTCAGGAGCGGCTGCACCCAAACAGGCACTATCACTCGATGAGGCGAACCTGCTGCTCCACGACTTGCAGGTGCATCAAATAGAACTGGAGATGCAGAACGAGGAACTGCGCCGGGTCCAGGCGGAACTGGACGTCGCGCGGGCGCGTTATTTCGACCTCTACGATCTGGCGCCGGTCGGCTATTGCACCCTCAGCGAGCAGGGGCTGATCCTGGAAGCCAACCTTACCGCCGCCGCCTTGCTGGGCGTGGCCCGGGGCGCGCTGGTCAAGCAGCGGATCACCAGGTTCATCCTCAAGGAAGACCAGGACATCTACTACCTGCAACGCAAACAGCTCTTTGAAACCAGCGCCCCGCAGGCGTACGAACTGCGGATGCTGAAGAAGGACGGAACGGTATTCTGGGGGCACGTGGCGGCGACCGCCACGCAGGACGCCGACGGCGCGCCGGTGTGCCGTGTCGTGCTGAGCGACATCACCGCGCGTAAGCAGGCGGAAGATGAGCTGCATCAGAGAGAGACTCGATTCAAGGAGATGTTTGATGATGCCCCTGTTGGCTACCATGAGTTAGACGCCGAGGGACGCATGACCCGCGTCAATCGCACTGAACTCGCGACGCTGGGCTACTCTGCTGAGGAGATGCTGGGCCGCCACGTGTGGGAGTTCGTTGATGAAAAGGACCTTTCCAGAAAAGCCGTGTTGGAGAAGCTCGCTGGAACGTTACCGCCGGGGCGAAATATCGAGCGAACCTACTGGAAGAAAGACGGGACAAGAATACCGGTGCTCGTCCAGGATCGGCTCCTTCGGGACCAAGATGGCACAATCACCGGGATTCGCACCACCGCGCAGGACATCACCGAGCACAAGCGGGCGGAAGAGGAGAAGGCCAAACTCGAGAACCAGCTCCAGCAGTCCCAGAAGATGGAATCGGTGGGTCGCCTGGCGGGCGGTGTGGCCCATGATTTCAACAACATGTTGGGGGTGATCCTCGGGCATGCGGAGTTGGCGATCGGGCAGGTGGACCCGGCCCTGCCGCTCCATGCCGACCTTACGGAAATCCGCAAGGCGGCCATTCGCTCTGCCGATCTGACCCGCCAACTGCTGGCCTTTGCCCGCAAGCAGACCGTCGCGCCCAAAGTCCTGGATCTGAACGAGACCGTGGGGGGCATGCTCAAAATGCTGAAACGGCTCATCGGCGAGGATATCGACCTCAAGTGGCGGCCGGAGGCGGATCTGTGGCCGATCAAGGTGGACCCGTCGCAGATCGACCAGATCCTGGCCAACCTGTGCGTCAACGCCAGGGACGCGATCTCCGGCGTCGGCAAAATTACCATCGAGACGGGAAACAGCACCTTCAACGAGGACGACTGCGCCGCTCACGCGGAATTCATCCCCGGCGAGTACGTGCTGCTCGCCGTGAGCGACGACGGCTGCGGCATGGAGAAGGAAACGCAGGCGCATCTGTTCGAACCGTTCTTCACGACCAAAGCGCTGGGCAAAGGCACCGGCCTGGGATTGGCCACGGTTTACGGCATCGTCAAGCAGAACAACGGCTTCATCAACGTCTACAGCGAGCCGAATCAGGGAACGACCTTCAAGATCTACCTGCCCCGCCATGAGGGCAAGGCCGGGCAGGCGCAGACGGAAGGCGCGGCAAGGTCTGCCCAGCGCGGCCAGGAGACCGTCCTGCTGGTGGAGGACGAGTCGTCCATCCTGACACTGACCTCAAAGATCCTCGAACGTCAGGGCTACACCGTGTTGGCAGCGAGCACCCCTGGGCAGGCCATCCGGATGGCTCGGGAATACGTCGGCCGGATCCACCTGCTCATGACAGACGTGGTGATGCCCGAGATGAACGGCCGGACCCTGGCCAAGAACCTGTTGTCTCTCCATCCGCACCTCAAGCGCCTGTTCATGTCGGGATACACGGCTGACGTGATCGCGCACCACGGCGTTCTGGACGAAGGGGTGCATTTTCTCCAGAAGCCCTTCTCTATAGAACGTCTGGCCGCCACGGTCCGGGAGACGCTGGATAGTGAATAGGGAAAGGTATCTCGAGCCCGCACTCGCCCGCCGATCCTGGGTCGCGGTGTTCGCGGTGATCACGCTGGTGCTGCTGACTGGGGGCTGCTGGTACTATCGGGCCGGCATCATCAGCCTCATCGTCGGGTCGTTCATCCTGCTGGCCGCGGCCACGATCGCCTGGGCTTACTGGCGGCAGCACGCCGCGCAGCGCGCGCTACGCGAGAGCGTGGAACGGTTCCAACTCGCGAATCGCGCCACGTTCATCGCCATCTGGGACGTGGATCTCCAGACCGACAAGCTCTGGTGGAGCGACAATCTCCAGGCGCTTTTCGGTTATCAGGCCAAGGAGATCGAGCCGGGCCTCGAATTCTGGACCAGGTGCATCCATCCCGAAGACCTCGAACGCGTGAACGCGGGCCTTCAGGCGGCCCTGGATTCTGACCGCGAATCCTGGTCCGACGCGTATCACTTTCGTCGCAAAGACGGTTCGTACGCGGCGGTCGAAGACCGGGGCTACATCGCTCGAGACGCCGCCGGCCGCCCGATCAGGATACTCGGCACGATGCAGGACGTCACCGAGCGCAAGCGGGCCGAGGAGGAGAAGGCCAGACTCGAAGGCCAGCTTCAGCAGGCCCAGAAGATGGAATCGGTGGGCCGGCTGGCGGGCGGCGTGGCGCACGACTTCAACAACATGCTGGGCGTGATCCTCGGGCACACCGAAATGGCCTTGGACCAGGTGGACCCGGCGCAGCCGCTCCATGCCGACCTGCAGGAGATTCGCAAGGCGGCCTGTCGCTCCGTCGACCTCACGCGGCAATTGCTGGCCTTTGCCCGCAAGCAGATCGTCGCGCCCCAAGTCCTGGACCTGAACGAGACCGTGGCGGGCATGCTCAAGATGCTGCACCGGCTCATCGGCGAGGATCTCGATCTCACGTGGCAGCCGGGGGCGGATCTCTGGCCGGTCAAGGTGGACCCGTCCCAGATCGACCAGATCCTGGCCAACCTGTGCGTCAACGCCCGCGACGCCATCGCTGACGTCGGCAAGGTCACCATCGAGACGGGAAGCAGCACCTTCGACGAGGACTACTGCGC
This Acidobacteriota bacterium DNA region includes the following protein-coding sequences:
- a CDS encoding PAS domain-containing protein, encoding MNRERYLEPALARRSWVAVFAVITLVLLTGGCWYYRAGIISLIVGSFILLAAATIAWAYWRQHAAQRALRESVERFQLANRATFIAIWDVDLQTDKLWWSDNLQALFGYQAKEIEPGLEFWTRCIHPEDLERVNAGLQAALDSDRESWSDAYHFRRKDGSYAAVEDRGYIARDAAGRPIRILGTMQDVTERKRAEEEKARLEGQLQQAQKMESVGRLAGGVAHDFNNMLGVILGHTEMALDQVDPAQPLHADLQEIRKAACRSVDLTRQLLAFARKQIVAPQVLDLNETVAGMLKMLHRLIGEDLDLTWQPGADLWPVKVDPSQIDQILANLCVNARDAIADVGKVTIETGSSTFDEDYCAVHAGFVPGTYVRLAVSDDGCGMDKDTLPHVFEPFFTTKAIGEGTGLGLATVYGIVKQNNGFINVYSEPGQGTTFTIYLPRHVGKAGQAPTEGAAGPALRGHETILLVEDESAILRLATRMLEHQGYTVLAESTPGEAIRVAREYTGQIHLLMTDVVMPEMNGRDLARNLLSSYPHLKRLFMSGYTANVIAHHGVLDEGVHFIQKPFSPKDLAAKVREALDRE
- a CDS encoding PAS domain S-box protein → MQNEELRRVQAELDVARARYFDLYDLAPVGYCTLSEQGLILEANLTAAALLGVARGALVKQRITRFILKEDQDIYYLQRKQLFETSAPQAYELRMLKKDGTVFWGHVAATATQDADGAPVCRVVLSDITARKQAEDELHQRETRFKEMFDDAPVGYHELDAEGRMTRVNRTELATLGYSAEEMLGRHVWEFVDEKDLSRKAVLEKLAGTLPPGRNIERTYWKKDGTRIPVLVQDRLLRDQDGTITGIRTTAQDITEHKRAEEEKAKLENQLQQSQKMESVGRLAGGVAHDFNNMLGVILGHAELAIGQVDPALPLHADLTEIRKAAIRSADLTRQLLAFARKQTVAPKVLDLNETVGGMLKMLKRLIGEDIDLKWRPEADLWPIKVDPSQIDQILANLCVNARDAISGVGKITIETGNSTFNEDDCAAHAEFIPGEYVLLAVSDDGCGMEKETQAHLFEPFFTTKALGKGTGLGLATVYGIVKQNNGFINVYSEPNQGTTFKIYLPRHEGKAGQAQTEGAARSAQRGQETVLLVEDESSILTLTSKILERQGYTVLAASTPGQAIRMAREYVGRIHLLMTDVVMPEMNGRTLAKNLLSLHPHLKRLFMSGYTADVIAHHGVLDEGVHFLQKPFSIERLAATVRETLDSE